The following proteins are co-located in the Dehalococcoides mccartyi 195 genome:
- the queD gene encoding 6-carboxytetrahydropterin synthase QueD, giving the protein MYYLSVKKHFEAAHFLRGYKGKCENLHGHRYEVALKVRANELDECGMGADFKVLKTSLGEVLQSYDHTCLNDLTPFDNQNPSAENISRDIYDKLKPVISRMGVELRGVEVWESPDSSVLYQPD; this is encoded by the coding sequence ATGTACTACCTGAGTGTAAAAAAACATTTTGAAGCCGCCCATTTCCTGCGGGGATATAAAGGCAAGTGCGAAAACCTGCACGGCCACCGCTATGAAGTAGCCCTGAAGGTAAGGGCAAATGAACTGGACGAATGCGGCATGGGGGCTGATTTCAAAGTGCTAAAAACCAGCCTGGGTGAGGTTTTGCAAAGCTACGACCATACCTGCCTGAATGACTTGACACCCTTTGACAACCAAAACCCCTCCGCCGAAAACATATCCAGAGACATATATGACAAGCTGAAACCGGTTATCAGCCGGATGGGGGTGGAGCTGCGGGGGGTGGAGGTCTGGGAATCACCGGACAGCTCTGTGCTCTACCAGCCTGACTAA
- the recA gene encoding recombinase RecA, producing MTTEKDKALELTVGIIEKRFGKGSIMKLSDPTFRQTVEFIPTSSLALDIALGVGGIPRGRISEIFGPEGSGKTTLAQHIIAQAQKMGEKAAYIDVEHALDPKYASTCGVNLDELLISQPDTGEEALGIAEELVRSTAIGVIVIDSVAALVPKAEIEGDMGDSHVGLQARLMSQALRKLTASIGQTRTAVIFINQLREKVGVMFGNPEVTPGGRALKFYSSVRIDLRRIETIKQGTVAIGTRVRAKVVKNKVAPPFRTAEFDIMFDSGISREGNLIDLGVTSEVIRKAGAFFSYGDIRLGQGRESAKNYLAANPDLAQEIEEKIRASAVTLCSIGDGD from the coding sequence ATGACCACGGAAAAAGATAAGGCACTGGAACTCACTGTCGGCATAATAGAAAAGCGTTTTGGCAAGGGTTCAATAATGAAACTAAGTGACCCTACCTTCAGGCAGACAGTTGAGTTCATTCCTACAAGTTCACTGGCACTTGATATTGCTTTGGGCGTTGGCGGGATTCCCAGAGGCCGGATATCTGAAATATTCGGTCCGGAAGGCTCCGGCAAGACGACTCTGGCCCAACATATTATTGCCCAGGCCCAAAAAATGGGTGAAAAAGCCGCCTACATAGACGTGGAGCATGCCCTTGATCCCAAATACGCTTCAACCTGCGGGGTTAATCTGGATGAGCTTTTAATATCTCAGCCGGATACCGGTGAAGAAGCGCTTGGTATTGCCGAAGAGCTGGTGAGAAGCACCGCCATTGGTGTCATAGTGATTGACAGCGTAGCGGCGCTGGTGCCCAAAGCCGAAATAGAAGGCGACATGGGTGACTCACATGTAGGTCTGCAGGCCAGGCTTATGTCCCAGGCACTGCGTAAACTGACTGCTTCCATCGGGCAAACCAGAACGGCCGTAATCTTTATTAACCAGTTGAGAGAAAAAGTGGGTGTTATGTTCGGCAATCCCGAAGTCACCCCCGGCGGCCGGGCGCTTAAGTTCTACAGTTCGGTGCGTATAGATCTAAGGCGCATAGAAACCATCAAGCAAGGTACCGTAGCAATTGGTACACGGGTACGGGCCAAAGTGGTAAAAAACAAGGTTGCTCCCCCTTTCAGGACAGCCGAATTTGATATCATGTTTGACTCAGGTATCAGCCGCGAGGGCAACCTTATTGATTTAGGCGTAACCAGTGAAGTTATAAGGAAAGCAGGGGCTTTCTTTTCCTATGGGGACATTCGCCTGGGGCAAGGCAGAGAGAGCGCCAAAAACTATCTGGCGGCAAATCCAGATCTGGCGCAGGAAATTGAAGAAAAAATACGTGCCTCAGCGGTCACCCTTTGCAGTATTGGTGATGGCGATTAA
- a CDS encoding regulatory protein RecX, translating to MPSITAIRKTRGANQRCKISLDNKDFFNLSYSVCEREGLKIGQELSPSQIETLKLIDDCQSCYEAALGYLSYRPRSQSELAQKLVKRGFCSRDIDSILAKLKEQGLVDDQAFAQFWHENRQSFRPRSRSLTSQELKKKGISNEIIENVVNTVDDVDSAYRAALTKAKNLPKDNYHLFRQRLSQYLLRRGFGYEVINRTVSRLWDECGNGNTDEL from the coding sequence ATGCCAAGTATAACGGCAATAAGAAAAACCCGAGGTGCTAACCAGAGGTGCAAGATATCTCTGGACAACAAGGATTTCTTCAACCTGTCTTATAGCGTATGTGAGAGGGAAGGCCTGAAAATAGGCCAGGAATTGAGCCCCAGCCAGATTGAAACCTTAAAGCTCATTGATGACTGCCAAAGCTGTTACGAAGCTGCTTTGGGGTATCTGTCCTATCGCCCCCGCAGCCAGTCTGAGCTGGCCCAGAAACTGGTTAAGCGGGGATTTTGCAGCCGGGATATTGACTCCATACTGGCCAAGCTGAAGGAGCAGGGGCTGGTAGATGACCAGGCTTTTGCCCAGTTCTGGCATGAAAACCGCCAGTCATTCCGTCCCCGCAGCCGCAGCCTGACTTCACAGGAACTCAAGAAAAAGGGTATATCTAATGAGATAATTGAAAACGTGGTAAACACTGTTGATGACGTGGACAGTGCTTACCGGGCAGCCCTGACCAAGGCAAAAAACCTGCCCAAAGATAATTACCACCTGTTCCGCCAGCGCCTCAGCCAGTATTTGCTGCGCCGCGGATTCGGCTACGAGGTAATTAACCGTACCGTTTCCCGCCTGTGGGATGAATGCGGAAACGGTAACACAGACGAATTGTAA
- the rny gene encoding ribonuclease Y yields the protein MLEFFMETAPTTTTGLPLSAILAIFFSFIIGIVFGGMALFVFRGFIMNRQLRIAQRKATKMLADSKVEAKDVLVEAKREADKARNSAEAELKERRSELAKQENRVMQKTEALDRKLENLEQREQSLTNREKSIDETQSQIEEIRTAELKRLEEVASMTTEQAKSSLLEMLEGEMQQETSRRLREWEIKIKAEADEKAREIVSQAIQRCASDVVTETTTNVVPLPSDEMKGRLIGREGRNIRALEQATGVDLIIDDTPEAVTISSFDPVRREIARQALSKLIIDGRIHPARIEEVVAKAKEEVEAAMIASGEQAAYQAGVHGLRPEIIKVMGRLKYRTSYGQNVLQHSIEVAQMSGMIGSELGVNVTLARRAGFLHDIGKAVDRDVEGTHTQIGADMVKQWEKSPEVIKGVAEHHFDTPTVSIWGFIVSAADAISSARPGARRESLENYIKRLKALEEIADSFKGVEKSFAIQAGREVRIMVKPEEIDDLGAMRLARDIVKKIEDGLEYPGQIKVTVIRETRSVDFAK from the coding sequence ATGTTGGAATTCTTTATGGAGACAGCGCCGACAACAACTACCGGCCTGCCTTTATCTGCCATTCTGGCCATCTTTTTCAGTTTTATTATAGGTATTGTCTTCGGCGGTATGGCCCTGTTTGTATTCAGGGGCTTTATTATGAACCGCCAGCTCCGTATCGCCCAGCGCAAAGCAACCAAAATGCTGGCGGACTCCAAAGTGGAAGCTAAAGATGTGCTGGTGGAAGCCAAGCGCGAAGCTGACAAGGCCCGCAATTCCGCCGAAGCTGAACTTAAAGAACGCCGTTCTGAACTGGCCAAGCAGGAAAACCGGGTTATGCAGAAGACCGAAGCCCTGGACCGCAAGCTTGAAAACCTGGAACAGCGGGAACAGTCCTTAACCAACCGGGAAAAAAGTATTGATGAAACACAGTCCCAGATTGAAGAAATACGGACAGCCGAACTGAAGCGTCTGGAAGAAGTGGCCAGCATGACCACTGAACAGGCCAAGTCAAGTTTGCTTGAGATGCTGGAAGGCGAAATGCAGCAGGAAACCTCCCGCCGATTGCGTGAGTGGGAGATAAAAATCAAGGCTGAAGCGGATGAAAAAGCCCGGGAGATTGTTTCCCAGGCTATCCAGCGCTGTGCCTCTGACGTAGTTACCGAAACCACTACCAATGTCGTACCCCTGCCCAGCGATGAAATGAAGGGCAGGCTGATTGGCCGCGAAGGCCGCAATATACGGGCGCTGGAACAGGCAACCGGAGTAGACCTTATTATAGATGACACCCCGGAGGCAGTTACTATCTCCAGTTTTGACCCGGTACGGCGGGAAATTGCCAGACAGGCACTTTCCAAACTTATTATTGACGGGCGTATCCACCCGGCCCGCATTGAAGAAGTGGTAGCAAAAGCCAAAGAGGAAGTGGAAGCCGCCATGATAGCTTCCGGCGAACAGGCCGCCTATCAGGCAGGCGTTCACGGACTGCGGCCTGAAATCATAAAGGTAATGGGGCGGCTGAAATACCGCACCAGTTACGGCCAGAACGTGCTTCAGCACAGTATAGAGGTAGCCCAGATGTCCGGCATGATAGGCAGCGAGCTGGGGGTAAATGTTACCCTTGCCAGACGGGCCGGCTTCCTGCATGACATAGGCAAAGCGGTTGACCGTGACGTGGAAGGCACCCATACCCAGATAGGCGCAGACATGGTCAAGCAGTGGGAAAAATCACCCGAAGTTATCAAGGGTGTGGCTGAACACCACTTTGACACCCCCACCGTTTCCATCTGGGGTTTTATCGTATCTGCCGCAGATGCCATTTCTTCGGCCAGACCCGGTGCCCGCCGCGAATCACTGGAAAACTACATCAAACGCCTCAAGGCTCTTGAAGAGATTGCCGACAGCTTCAAAGGGGTTGAAAAATCCTTTGCCATACAGGCAGGGCGCGAAGTGCGCATCATGGTCAAACCTGAGGAGATTGATGACCTGGGTGCTATGCGGCTGGCCAGAGATATAGTCAAGAAGATTGAAGACGGGCTGGAGTACCCCGGACAGATTAAGGTTACTGTTATCCGGGAAACCCGGTCTGTAGACTTTGCCAAGTAG
- a CDS encoding TIGR00282 family metallophosphoesterase — MKILVIGDVIGKPGRDALRDILPGLKQEYKIDFTIVNGENTAGGIGITPATAQDLISAGADVITTGNHVWKHRDIATVMDEESLPVIRPLNYPPGVPGQGYVLKDKVLVVNLMGRTFMYDIDCPFRSIDALLCKLNFKPAAIIVDFHAEATSEKMALGFYLDGRVSAVLGTHTHVATCDTRLLPKNTAYVSDIGMVGPIDSIIGDEPDAVIQRFLTGIPGRLSVAQGRVMLNAVVVTVNTKTGLATGIERIYREIS, encoded by the coding sequence ATGAAGATACTGGTAATCGGTGATGTCATCGGCAAGCCGGGGCGGGATGCCCTGCGGGATATCTTGCCGGGACTGAAACAGGAATACAAGATAGATTTTACCATTGTAAACGGAGAAAATACGGCCGGGGGGATTGGCATAACCCCGGCCACTGCCCAGGACCTGATTTCGGCCGGGGCAGACGTAATCACCACCGGCAACCACGTCTGGAAGCACCGTGACATAGCCACGGTGATGGACGAGGAGAGCCTGCCGGTTATCCGCCCTTTAAACTACCCTCCGGGCGTACCCGGACAGGGTTATGTCCTTAAAGACAAGGTTTTAGTGGTAAACCTGATGGGGCGTACCTTTATGTACGATATAGACTGCCCCTTCCGCAGTATTGATGCCCTGCTGTGCAAACTGAATTTCAAACCGGCTGCCATTATTGTGGATTTCCATGCCGAAGCCACCTCTGAAAAAATGGCGCTGGGTTTCTATCTGGACGGGAGGGTAAGTGCCGTTCTTGGCACCCATACCCATGTGGCCACCTGTGATACCCGTTTGCTGCCCAAAAACACCGCCTATGTCAGTGATATAGGCATGGTAGGGCCTATTGATTCCATAATAGGGGACGAACCGGATGCGGTTATCCAGCGTTTCCTGACCGGCATACCCGGCCGCCTGAGTGTAGCCCAGGGCAGGGTCATGCTGAATGCCGTGGTAGTCACCGTAAATACCAAAACCGGACTGGCCACAGGTATAGAACGCATTTACAGGGAGATAAGCTAA
- a CDS encoding PHP domain-containing protein, translating to MSSKVDLHIHTTVSDGVHSPENIVAKAAKVNMEYIAICDHDNLGGVGIAIEATRRYPKLRVIPGVEISTDYSGGDVHILGYFVDYQDPVLNDTLTEMRRSRVERARDMVIKLNGLGMEISWQRVSEIAGEGTVGRPHIATAMLEKGYIQNMGEAFDKYIGRGGPAYVERIKMNPEEAVRLVLSCGGIPVMAHPLTIMDHEPMVERLVQAGLMGLECHYGGFNPQQIDGLVKLAGKHHLLTTGGSDYHGLDELTETPIGGAEVPLQDAKKLIAKARQIKAKGLAEDME from the coding sequence ATGTCTTCCAAAGTAGATTTGCATATCCACACCACCGTTTCAGACGGTGTCCACTCACCAGAGAATATTGTTGCCAAAGCCGCCAAAGTCAATATGGAGTATATTGCCATATGTGACCATGACAATCTGGGCGGGGTTGGCATTGCCATAGAAGCCACCCGTAGGTACCCCAAACTAAGGGTCATACCCGGCGTGGAGATAAGCACCGACTACAGCGGCGGGGATGTCCATATTCTGGGGTATTTTGTAGATTACCAAGACCCGGTTCTGAATGATACCCTGACCGAAATGCGCCGCTCCAGAGTGGAACGCGCCCGTGATATGGTCATAAAGCTTAACGGGCTGGGTATGGAAATAAGCTGGCAGAGGGTTTCGGAAATTGCCGGTGAAGGTACAGTGGGACGGCCGCATATTGCCACCGCCATGCTTGAAAAAGGCTATATCCAGAACATGGGCGAGGCTTTTGACAAGTACATAGGGCGGGGAGGGCCTGCCTATGTGGAGCGGATAAAAATGAACCCCGAAGAAGCGGTCCGGCTGGTACTTTCCTGCGGGGGCATACCGGTCATGGCTCACCCCCTGACCATAATGGACCATGAGCCTATGGTGGAACGGCTGGTTCAGGCCGGGCTGATGGGCCTTGAATGCCACTACGGGGGGTTTAACCCCCAGCAGATAGACGGGCTGGTAAAGCTGGCTGGCAAACACCACCTGCTCACTACCGGCGGCAGCGATTATCACGGTCTGGACGAACTTACCGAAACACCCATCGGCGGGGCGGAAGTACCCTTGCAGGATGCCAAAAAGCTGATTGCCAAAGCCCGCCAAATAAAGGCCAAAGGGCTGGCGGAGGATATGGAATGA
- a CDS encoding glycerol-3-phosphate acyltransferase, with amino-acid sequence MSLVFIIMAIAGYLVGAIPMAYLLSRWRRGIDIRRYGSGNVGASNVVKTAGKRLGLAVFIFDVSKGAVMILLSGALGLALWQQIVVGLFTIAGHNWPVFLRFNGGRGIATSLGVALVMAPVPALIALGTAIAFGLFKKMAPGVFLGVAALPFMSGYFHGFFGIREYQTISWGFIGIFLIMVTRRLMAPDNEYAHTVSKAELIFNRMFLDRDIRSRSVWINRNSAPAEESPNIL; translated from the coding sequence ATGAGCCTGGTATTTATAATCATGGCCATAGCCGGTTATCTGGTAGGGGCTATCCCCATGGCCTACCTGCTTTCCCGCTGGCGCAGGGGCATAGATATACGCCGTTACGGCAGCGGCAATGTGGGGGCTTCCAATGTTGTTAAAACCGCCGGCAAGAGGCTGGGGCTGGCTGTTTTTATTTTTGATGTTTCAAAAGGGGCTGTGATGATACTCCTGTCCGGCGCTTTGGGACTGGCGCTCTGGCAGCAAATAGTAGTCGGTTTGTTTACTATTGCCGGGCATAACTGGCCGGTCTTTCTCCGCTTTAACGGGGGGAGGGGTATTGCCACCTCACTGGGAGTGGCTCTGGTAATGGCACCCGTTCCGGCTTTGATAGCTTTGGGAACAGCCATCGCCTTTGGTCTCTTCAAAAAAATGGCTCCGGGGGTGTTTCTGGGGGTGGCCGCACTGCCGTTTATGTCAGGCTATTTTCACGGGTTTTTTGGCATCCGGGAATACCAGACTATTAGCTGGGGCTTTATAGGAATTTTTCTAATCATGGTTACCCGCCGCCTGATGGCACCTGACAATGAATATGCCCATACCGTTTCCAAAGCCGAGCTGATATTTAACCGCATGTTTCTTGACCGGGATATAAGAAGCCGCTCCGTCTGGATAAACCGGAATTCTGCCCCCGCTGAGGAAAGCCCGAATATTTTATAA
- a CDS encoding endonuclease III domain-containing protein: protein MAQQNLSQKLSDIYQCLLDKYGPQHWWPAESRFEMMTGAVLTQSAAWTNVEKAIARLKEAGLLSPEAIMKTDEDTLAEAIRPSGYFNVKTRKLKALAAWLVAGYNGQADKLLPAETDALRQELLGVWGIGEETADSILLYACGKPVFVIDAYTRRIFSRLGLAERDAGYDRLQRLFTANLAADAAVFNEYHALVVRHAKEHCRVKPVCQGCVLKTICGFN, encoded by the coding sequence TTGGCTCAGCAAAATTTAAGCCAAAAACTCAGTGACATATACCAGTGTCTTTTAGATAAATACGGCCCTCAGCACTGGTGGCCGGCTGAAAGCCGCTTTGAGATGATGACAGGTGCGGTGCTTACCCAGAGTGCCGCCTGGACAAATGTAGAAAAAGCCATTGCAAGATTAAAAGAGGCTGGTCTGCTCTCACCGGAAGCTATAATGAAGACCGATGAGGATACTCTGGCCGAAGCTATCCGTCCCTCAGGCTACTTCAATGTCAAAACCCGTAAACTAAAGGCTTTAGCTGCCTGGCTTGTAGCTGGTTATAACGGACAGGCTGATAAACTGCTGCCGGCGGAGACTGACGCACTCCGCCAGGAACTTCTGGGGGTATGGGGCATAGGTGAGGAAACGGCAGATTCCATACTTTTATATGCCTGCGGAAAACCCGTTTTTGTTATAGATGCTTATACCCGCAGAATTTTCAGCCGTTTGGGTCTGGCGGAGAGGGATGCGGGTTATGACCGTCTTCAAAGGCTTTTTACGGCAAATCTGGCGGCTGATGCCGCGGTTTTTAACGAATACCATGCCCTAGTAGTCAGGCATGCCAAAGAGCATTGCAGGGTCAAGCCTGTGTGTCAGGGGTGCGTGCTGAAAACTATCTGCGGCTTTAACTGA
- the tsaA gene encoding tRNA (N6-threonylcarbamoyladenosine(37)-N6)-methyltransferase TrmO: protein MNIQMKSIGTVVNDIAAKPDHNFKWADVVSEIHINPELAEGLERIEEFSHLNIIWSFHQSQSEGLALLVYPRGQKEFGKIGVFASRSPFRPNPIAKTLVRLLEHKGNVLKVKGLDAINGTPVLDIKPFIIDYDSDKEAITAPWLSKI, encoded by the coding sequence ATGAATATACAAATGAAATCCATCGGCACTGTGGTAAATGATATTGCCGCCAAACCTGACCATAATTTTAAATGGGCAGATGTGGTCTCCGAAATACATATAAATCCGGAACTGGCTGAGGGACTTGAGCGTATAGAAGAGTTTTCCCACCTGAATATTATCTGGTCTTTCCATCAGTCCCAGTCCGAAGGCCTGGCGCTCCTGGTCTATCCCAGAGGTCAAAAGGAGTTCGGTAAAATAGGGGTTTTTGCCAGCCGCTCTCCCTTCCGCCCTAATCCCATCGCCAAGACGCTGGTCAGGCTGCTTGAGCACAAAGGCAATGTGCTTAAAGTAAAAGGGCTGGATGCCATAAACGGTACGCCGGTACTGGATATCAAGCCTTTTATAATAGATTATGACTCTGATAAAGAGGCGATAACAGCACCTTGGCTCAGCAAAATTTAA
- a CDS encoding homocitrate synthase/isopropylmalate synthase family protein produces MGKIFIVDVTNRDGVQTARLGLSKLEKTLINMYLDEMGVFQSEFGFPTTKHERGYIEANLELAKMGVIKNLRLEGWIRALVADVDLAFRRAPGLRHLNLSISTSEQMINGKFQGRKVFTDIIDDMTVAVNAAYAKGAETVGVNAEDASRTSIVNLLEFGKAAKEAGATRLRYCDTLGYDNPFTIYETARTLSEKVGMPIEIHCHGDLGMAIGNSLAGAKGVVDGGQDVYVNTTINGIGERAGNADLVAFLLAVLKSKGFGEKYQLGHEIDLSKAWKIARFASYAFDVEIPINQPGVGRNCFAHASGIHADGVIKDSQNYELYGYEELGRGEALMVETGREICAGQYSGISGFRHVMGNMSVELPEDKDEANKILELVRYANVEAHKPLVEDELIFIAKYPEISRRLLTLTPLMND; encoded by the coding sequence GTGGGAAAAATTTTCATAGTTGATGTAACCAACAGAGACGGTGTCCAAACAGCGCGCCTCGGCCTTTCTAAGCTGGAAAAGACCCTGATAAATATGTATCTGGACGAAATGGGTGTTTTTCAGTCTGAGTTCGGCTTTCCCACCACTAAACATGAGCGCGGTTATATTGAAGCTAACCTTGAGCTGGCCAAAATGGGCGTTATCAAGAATCTGCGTCTGGAAGGCTGGATACGGGCTCTTGTGGCTGATGTAGACCTGGCTTTCCGCCGGGCACCCGGCCTGAGACACCTCAATTTGTCCATATCCACTTCGGAACAGATGATAAACGGCAAGTTTCAGGGGCGCAAGGTCTTTACCGATATAATTGATGATATGACTGTGGCTGTCAATGCCGCTTATGCCAAAGGGGCTGAGACAGTGGGGGTAAATGCCGAAGATGCCTCCCGCACCTCAATTGTAAACTTGCTTGAGTTCGGCAAGGCTGCCAAAGAAGCAGGTGCTACCCGCCTGCGTTATTGTGACACTCTGGGTTATGACAACCCTTTTACCATATATGAAACTGCCCGTACTCTGTCAGAAAAAGTGGGAATGCCTATAGAGATTCACTGCCACGGTGATTTAGGTATGGCTATCGGCAACTCTCTGGCCGGTGCTAAGGGCGTGGTTGACGGCGGTCAGGACGTGTATGTAAATACCACCATAAACGGCATTGGCGAACGGGCGGGCAATGCCGACCTGGTAGCTTTCCTGCTGGCTGTTCTTAAATCCAAGGGTTTTGGTGAAAAATATCAGCTGGGCCATGAGATAGACCTTTCCAAGGCCTGGAAGATAGCCCGCTTTGCCTCATATGCGTTTGATGTGGAAATACCCATTAACCAGCCTGGGGTGGGACGCAACTGTTTTGCCCATGCCTCCGGCATACACGCAGACGGCGTTATCAAAGACTCCCAGAACTACGAGCTTTATGGCTATGAGGAACTGGGACGGGGTGAAGCCCTGATGGTTGAAACCGGGCGTGAAATCTGTGCCGGCCAGTACAGCGGCATTTCAGGCTTCCGCCACGTTATGGGCAATATGTCGGTGGAACTGCCTGAAGATAAAGATGAAGCCAACAAGATACTGGAACTGGTACGTTATGCCAACGTAGAGGCCCATAAACCTCTGGTGGAAGACGAGCTTATCTTTATTGCCAAATATCCGGAGATAAGCCGCCGCCTGCTTACTCTGACACCGCTTATGAATGACTAA
- a CDS encoding HIT family protein, producing the protein MDNLWAPWRAKYIEKAVKNEDSGCIFCTFPAASEDQKNLILFRGQYNFVILNAFPYNAGHLMVVPFRHTSALEELPEEERNEHYRLVCRAVAVLKNEYKPEGFNIGMNLGRVGGAGIDKHIHTHIVPRWNGDTNFMPVIGQTKVQNEAPADTYRRLKPCFQSV; encoded by the coding sequence ATGGATAATTTATGGGCACCCTGGCGGGCAAAATACATAGAAAAGGCAGTCAAAAACGAAGATAGCGGCTGTATATTCTGCACTTTTCCGGCCGCAAGCGAAGACCAGAAAAACCTGATACTTTTCCGCGGCCAATACAACTTTGTTATCTTAAATGCTTTTCCTTACAATGCCGGGCACCTTATGGTTGTACCCTTCCGCCATACTTCCGCTTTGGAGGAGCTTCCCGAAGAAGAACGCAACGAGCATTACCGTCTGGTCTGCCGGGCGGTTGCCGTACTTAAAAATGAATACAAACCTGAAGGCTTTAATATAGGTATGAATCTGGGACGGGTGGGCGGTGCCGGTATAGACAAACACATCCACACCCATATTGTGCCCCGCTGGAACGGGGATACCAACTTCATGCCGGTTATAGGCCAGACCAAGGTTCAGAACGAAGCCCCGGCAGATACCTACCGCCGCCTTAAGCCCTGCTTCCAGTCCGTTTAA
- a CDS encoding AbrB/MazE/SpoVT family DNA-binding domain-containing protein gives MNPQQMEIFYGSGSVGAKGQIVIPVKFRKIFNIHPGDQVIFMGNPQQNAFAVMRADQLSAMQSQLDQARAQIQRANAELANETKKETKTK, from the coding sequence ATGAACCCACAACAGATGGAGATTTTTTACGGTTCGGGTTCGGTGGGAGCTAAGGGGCAGATAGTCATACCGGTAAAATTCCGCAAAATATTCAATATTCACCCCGGAGACCAGGTGATTTTCATGGGAAACCCCCAGCAGAATGCTTTTGCGGTCATGAGGGCTGACCAGCTGTCTGCCATGCAGAGCCAGCTGGACCAGGCAAGAGCCCAGATACAAAGAGCCAATGCCGAACTGGCAAACGAAACAAAGAAGGAGACTAAAACCAAATGA
- a CDS encoding YbjQ family protein, producing the protein MILTNTEDVAGHKIIKNLGLVKGNTIRAKHIGKDILAGLRSIVGGEIEEYTQMLDEARNEAIRRMEAEAKEKGANAIICVRFSTSAVMQNASEVMAYGTAVIVE; encoded by the coding sequence ATGATACTTACCAATACCGAAGATGTAGCCGGACACAAGATTATAAAAAACCTGGGGCTGGTAAAAGGAAATACTATCCGGGCTAAACACATAGGCAAGGATATTCTGGCCGGATTAAGGAGCATTGTGGGTGGTGAAATTGAGGAATATACCCAGATGCTGGACGAAGCCCGGAATGAAGCCATACGGCGCATGGAAGCCGAAGCCAAGGAAAAGGGGGCTAACGCTATTATTTGTGTCCGCTTTTCAACCTCGGCGGTTATGCAAAATGCTTCCGAAGTAATGGCCTACGGCACAGCCGTAATAGTGGAATAA
- a CDS encoding PLD nuclease N-terminal domain-containing protein → MDINWALIAPLIVLQLILLIIAVVDLVKRPKVRWDNKWVWAVIIVFVNIIGPIIYLTLGREED, encoded by the coding sequence ATGGATATTAACTGGGCACTTATTGCCCCTCTGATTGTCCTCCAGCTGATACTGCTTATTATAGCAGTGGTGGATTTAGTCAAACGCCCCAAAGTCCGCTGGGACAACAAGTGGGTCTGGGCGGTAATAATCGTATTTGTAAACATTATAGGCCCGATAATCTACCTGACTCTGGGCCGGGAGGAAGACTAA